A genomic window from Chrysoperla carnea chromosome 3, inChrCarn1.1, whole genome shotgun sequence includes:
- the LOC123294770 gene encoding mediator of RNA polymerase II transcription subunit 17: MAYSVNISVEAPIENQIQEITYDGQEIYQAPLTLSESLSKFAQRIDFSKTSDTEVTVKKEPTETNGDVKPNLEEDSKDSFQSSLWPWDSVRNKLRSAHTEICVLADVLAIAKEKRYMVFDPVPQEQVETKPMVQIYARKKALAGAASVLLTGSERLRNSQNELSNRNRTTPDFHIELLRLRQNWRLKKVSNSIIGDLSYRTAGSKYNQTGMFEVTKAEEDDKPIPSPPQSPLPGAPATPAPKSNSALRVTVPSELQGVAYIEVLCQKDQEDLCSAQINLLGSGPTATNPDIHWQQKLEAAQNVLFCKELFNQLAKEAVQLQAPIPHMVVGNQIMANVLPGIQLIIGLCHSTGTDKKQSNQSPSKIEHDHVLEHSLHQLLREVHHKNTHHPFPHPSSGPLGPSKRRCIAGPNASDRYELLEMSKSQTLLEQIIQQAQHFFMRKRTEYVLDTIAKEVKDPLIVSHWNALNSPTQACVKINIMTHGYDAVCRTSLVVHVGEKSLKCVCRDGRVMHMSYEPQELRDLIFCHINQHQILAVQALAKCMGWQFLANSNHLGIGAVEPLGNASSCILASPIGDRLIAVRCEPQAGVQVSIAQSPRPDFFPGRLVTERKWEHLCSSYRELRLEKMEGRNFLHKMELLMASLSSST; encoded by the exons atggCTTATTCAGTTAATATATCTGTTGAAGCTCCGATAGAGAATCAAATCCAAGAAATTACATATGATGGCCAAGAAATTTATCAAGC CCCACTTACACTCTCTGAAAGTCTATCAAAGTTCGCACAAAGAATTGACTTTAGTAAAACAAGTGATACAGAAGTTACAGTCAAGAAGGAGCCGACTGAAACAAACGGTGATGTGAAACCAAATCTGGAAGAAGACAGTAAAGATTCATTTCAATCTAGTTTATGGCCATGGGACTCTGTACGGAATAAACTGCGTAGTGCACATACTGAAATTTGTGTACTTGCAGATGTGCTTGCAATTGCAAAAGAAAAACGATACATGGTGTTTGACCCCGTTCCACAAGAACAAGTTGAAACAAAGCCTATGGTTCAAATTTATGCTCGAAAAAAAGCATTGGCTGGTGCTGCAAGTGTTTTACTTACTGGATCTGAACGCTTACGCAATTCTCAAAATGAATTAAGTAATCGCAATCGTACTACTCCCGATTTTCATATTGAATTGTTAAGGCTAAGACAAAATTGGcgtttgaaaaaagtttcaaattctaTTATTGGAGATTTAAGTTATAGAACTGCTGGGTCGAAATATAATCAAACAGGGATGTTTGAAGTTACTAAAGCTGAGGAAGATGACAAACCTATACCTAGTCCTCCTCAGAGTCCATTGCCTGGTGCTCCAGCTACACCTGCCCCAAAAAGTAATTCAGCTTTACGGGTAACCGTTCCTTCAGAATTGCAGGGCGTTGCCTATATAGAGGTTCTGTGCCAAAAAG ATCAAGAAGATTTATGTAGTGCTCAGATTAATTTATTAGGATCTGGACCCACAGCTACAAATCCAGATATTCATTGGCAACAAAAACTTGAAGCtgcacaaaatgttttattttgtaaagaacTCTTTAATCAATTAGCAAAAGAAGCTGTTCAATTGCAAGCACCTATTCCTCACATGGTGGTTGGAAATCAAATTATGGCAAAT gtcTTACCCggaattcaattaattattggtTTATGCCATTCAACTGGAACCgataaaaaacaatcaaatcaaTCTCCATCAAAAATTGAGCATGATCATGTGTTAGAACATTCACTGCATCAATTATTACGAGAAGTTCACCATAAAAATACGCATCATCCCTTTCCACATCCTTCATCCGGACCTTTGGGTCCAAGTAAACGACGTTGTATTGCCGGTCCCAATGCCTCCGATCGTTATGAACTCTTAGAAATGAGTAAATCGCAAACACTTCTAGAGCAAATAATTCAACAAGCTCAACATTTTTTCATGCGTAAACGTACAGAATATGTTTTGGATACAATTGCTAAAGAAGTTAAAGATCCATTGATTGTTTCACATTGGAATGCATTAAATAGTCCAACACAAGCTtgtgtcaaaattaatataatgacACACGGGTATGATGCTGTTTGTAGAACATCTTTGGTTGTTCATGTCggtgaaaaaagtttaaaatgtgtGTGCCGTGATGGCAGAGTAATGCATATGAGCTACGAACCACAAGAATTAAGAGACTTAATATTTTGTCACATTAATCAACATCAAATTTTAGCTGTACAAGCATTGGCTAAATGTATGGGATGGCAATTTTTAGCTAACAGTAATCATTTAGGAATTGGTGCTGTTGAACCACTTGGAAATGCAAGTTCCTGTATTTTAGCATCACCAATTG GTGATCGTCTTATTGCCGTTCGATGTGAACCACAAGCAGGTGTTCAAGTCTCCATTGCACAGTCACCTAGACCCGACTTCTTTCCAGGGCGCCTAGTAACTGAACGTAAATGGGAACATTTATGCAGTTCATATCGTGAATTACGATTAGAAAAAATGGAGGGTAGAAATTTTCTACACAAAATGGAATTGTTAATGGCTAGTTTATCAAGTAgtacttaa
- the LOC123294802 gene encoding RNA-binding protein Rsf1, with product MGDYSKGTRVFVGNLSDSIKKEDLESEFTKYGKLNSVWVAFNPPGFAFIEFVNQDEAEKACDNLNGTEIMGSKLRVEIARGRRGNRGGGGGRRGSRGGRGFSRGGPGRSSYGDRGGGYRGSRGGSGGRGRGRYDDYGGRRQSGGYDRERSRDGGRTRGGGRDSGGGFGGGGRGRSGYSEGGSRYRSRSPVARGRY from the coding sequence ATGGGCGACTACAGCAAAGGTACACGTGTATTCGTCGGAAACCTAAGTGACAGCATCAAGAAAGAAGATCTAGAATctgaatttacaaaatatggaaaattgaatTCAGTTTGGGTAGCATTTAACCCACCTGGTTTCGCATTTATTGAATTTGTTAATCAAGATGAAGCAGAGAAAGCATGCGATAATTTGAATGGAACAGAAATTATGGGCTCCAAATTACGAGTTGAAATCGCCAGAGGCAGACGTGGTAATCGGGGTGGTGGTGGTGGCCGGCGTGGTAGTCGCGGCGGCAGAGGATTTTCACGTGGTGGTCCAGGTAGAAGTAGTTACGGTGATCGTGGTGGTGGTTATCGCGGTAGCCGTGGTGGTAGTGGTGGACGCGGTCGCGGTCGTTACGACGATTATGGTGGTCGCAGACAAAGTGGTGGCTATGATAGAGAACGAAGCCGTGATGGTGGCCGCACCAGAGGTGGTGGTCGCGACAGTGGTGGTGGTTTTGGAGGTGGTGGCCGTGGCCGAAGTGGATACAGTGAAGGTGGATCCAGATACAGATCAAGGTCTCCAGTTGCTCGAGGAAGGTATTAA
- the LOC123295197 gene encoding centromere/kinetochore protein zw10 homolog, whose product MSFVAEILNSQKDVELCDIDKKQLEITTHINKIKKEIAEFLQNRYVEFEPISNEDEQLMERCNELSAQMEILVTQVTDITQPRVIDALQELNDLKRIIEESRYGLEILSELLKVHKTYRNFIDYFDKTQYIEAAKCVVELENLIENPHNDIEYLDIFDSLRHHTKLSRINLISSVTETFKTSIELINNKDIIQIKIDLSEFDNLQNAFIVLIQMNANFECFSELSDFLMKNVFKTVIDNKSAVDVVEKNNSVLLNVKILDNVKPSFYGEVLKNLLNVFEFLENYLNIVIDNNKSVLSLLGNQIGDRFSTMLVESCFIELIPSTPSEMENFDSIRKEIEQFKIRLNEYQFLDEKNRSFDEFLDSVEIHYANKICTNMIKTAESIMKKDLHNMTEVEISETMDHSVLKCQISTNVIELETYVRNGLDLIKQDSEKVSKKIVSTIEQMICLYYTLVPQHHKKMLETIPQQIALFYNNCMYLAYSLNKLETEYNPKLKELNMEILHLDDVLCRLRSTGKNMFEEQLKVQKKQMLDIIKDSGLATLGQVPELDGNTEKSIRQCLRQLELLQTVWKKVLPVNVYDASLGELLNTLVEDLIRRVLSVEDISATAATQLVSFYTLVLQRAPKVFTEPKEIHKHVNLWMKLQEIIFLLEAKLADIESRWADGKGPLAVEFKPQELKNIIRALFQNTNRRAALLNKIK is encoded by the exons atGAGTTTTGtagctgaaattttaaatagtcaGAAAGATGTTGAATTGTGTGATATAGACAAAAAGCAACTAGAAATTACTactcatattaataaaattaagaaagaaatagctgaatttttacaaaacagaTATGTGGAATTCGAACCCATATCAAATGAAGACGAACAACTTATGGAACGATGCAATGAACTCTCAGCTCAAATGGAAATTTTAGTAACGCAAGTTACAGATATTACACAACCTAGGGTAATCGATGCATTACAAGAATTGAATGATTTAAAACGAATTATTGAAGAATCCAGATATGGCCTGGAAATATTGTCCGAACTGTTGAAAGTTCATAAGACATATAGAAATTTTATCgactattttgataaaacacaatATATAGAAGCTGCAAAATGTGTTGTGGAGCTAGAAAACTTAATTGAAAATCCACATAATGATATTGAGTATTTAGATATTTTCGACTCGTTGAGGCATCATACGAAATTAAGTcggataaatttaatttcatcggTAACAGAAACCTTCAAAACATCAATAGAATTAATCAACAACAAGgacattattcaaattaagatcgATCTATCTGAATTTGATAACTTGCAAAATgcatttatagttttaattcaaatgaatgcgaattttgaatgtttttccgaattaagtgattttcttatgaaaaacgTATTTAAGACTGTAATTGACAATAAAAGTGCAGTTGATGTGGTTGAAAAAAACAACTCTGTactattaaatgtaaaaatacttGATAATGTTAAGCCATCATTTTATggagaagttttaaaaaatttattaaatgtattcgaattcttggaaaattatttgaatattgttaTTGATAACAACAAGTCAGTTTTAAGTTTATTAGGTAATCAAATCGGTGATAGATTTTCCACAATGTTAGTTGAATCATGTTTTATTGAGCTCATACCATCGACACCAAgtgaaatggaaaattttgattcaatacGAAAAGAAattgaacaatttaaaattcgatTGAATGAATATCAATTTTTGGACGAAAAGAATCGatcatttgatgaatttttggATAGTGTTGAAATACATTATGCTAATAAAATATGTACGAATATGATTAAAACAGCTGAAAGTATTATGAAAAAAGATTTACATAATATGACtgag GTTGAAATCAGTGAAACGATGGATCATTCtgttttaaaatgtcaaatttcaacaAATGTGATTGAATTAGAAACATATGTTCGCAATGGATTGGACTTGATAAAGCAAGATTCTGAAAAAGTGtctaaaaaaatagtttcaacgATTGAGCAAATGATTTGTCTTTATTACACACTTGTACCACAACATCATAAGAAAATGTTAGAAACCATTCCTCAACAAATCG CCTTATTCTACaataattgtatgtatttagCATACAGTTTAAACAAACTTGAAACTGAgtataatccaaaattaaaaGAGTTAAATATGGAGATACTTCACTTGGATGATGTTTTATGTAGACTCCGATCAACTggtaaaaatatgtttgaagAACAATTAAAAGTACAAAAGAAACAAATGTTGGATATCATTAAAGATTCAG gattAGCTACCTTAGGTCAAGTACCGGAATTGGATGGTAATACTGAAAAATCTATAAGACAGTGTTTACGACAATTAGAACTACTTCAAACTgtatggaaaaaagttttacCAGTGAATGTATACGATGCAAGTTTGGGTGAATTGTTAAATACGTTAGTAGAAGATCTTATTCGACGAGTATTATCTGTTGAAGATATATCAGCGACAGCAGCTACACAGCTTGTTTCTTTCTATACTTTAGTTTTGCAACGGGCACCTAAAGTGTTCACT gaaCCTAAAGAAATACATAAACATGTAAATTTGTGGATGAAATTACaagaaattatctttttattagaAGCAAAATTAGCTGATATTGAAAGTCGTTGGGCGGATGGTAAAGGCCCATTAGCTGTAGAATTCAAACCCCaagagcttaaaaatattatacgtgCTTTATTCCAGAATACAAACCGACGTGCAgcgcttttaaataaaattaaataa